The proteins below are encoded in one region of Sminthopsis crassicaudata isolate SCR6 chromosome 1, ASM4859323v1, whole genome shotgun sequence:
- the LOC141550666 gene encoding vomeronasal type-2 receptor 26-like: MHYFPADVEIGFFLPLQSPEVSNETGAERFQRPPDKACRAFKYIEKNYQQVYMPGFTLSEIVRNPNLLPNISLGYSIYNSYSSEARTLENYLRLLSGTHQPLPNYNCREGGKVVAAIGGATSALSVQMGTLLDLYRLPQMAHKSSSLHRGIVRLLAYFQWNWIGLIVFDDMRGEEFLKEMREEMKKKSVCVSFTEKIPLSDRKNRETAEAFKFRILISEVKVIVIHTDTDSLTVMGRPTGLLSPIKKVWIATSHSDTTIRALYHYGFIFYANLFLSHLTTPVPGFDSFIKEIIPPLTWRYNFIEAHRPSPLKCSDQEDIPEQDLYLPNGSLKHLPFYLMDRPTSPLSYNIYNALYAVAWALHEIVMKKSKKTSLGKEDSVLPHPWQLHSYLKNTQFKNIVGEQVFVDENRRIEAQYAIMNYVYFDFYNDYILYVGDFIPEAKPGQDFTICANVIVWDLWSSKVPSAVCTASCPAGFRKLPLEGKPPCCFSCSPCSEGEISSHRDAEQCQKCPEDEYPNEQRDHCLPKTVTFLDVNEPWGNAVTAVALSLSLLTALVLWVFVKFQDTPIVQANNRNLSYLLLISLSFCFLCSLLFVGRPTTASCLFRQTVFAVVFTVAVSSILAKTILVVLAFRLTGPGSRMRIFLHPRVPYCVVLICSGIQGLFCAIWLGTSPPFPEADTHSESRYIILTCNEGSAFAFYCVLGYMGFLALGSFTIAFLARNLPDAFNEAKFITFSMLVFCSVWISFLPSYQSSKGKAMMIVEIFSILASSSGLLGCIFIPKCLVILLIYWENTIKQNKNQRSSRSKKFSFF, from the exons GAGCAATGAAACAGGAGCAGAGCGGTTCCAGAGGCCTCCTGACAAGGCTTGTAGGGCTTTTAA atatattgaaaaaaattaccagcaaGTCTACATGCCTGGCTTCACCCTGAGCGAGATTGTCAGGAATCCCAATCTGTTGCCCaacatttccttgggatacagtaTATACAACTCCTATTCCAGTGAAGCAAGGACCTTGGAGAACTACCTGAGGTTGCTGTCTGGAACACACCAGCCCCTCCCTAATTACAACtgcagagagggaggaaaggttGTGGCTGCCATTGGAGGAGCCACATCAGCTCTCTCTGTTCAGATGGGGACCTTGCTTGACCTCTACCGTTTACCCCAG ATGGCCCACAAATCCTCTTCTCTTCACCGAGGAATTGTCCGCTTATTGGCATATTTTCAATGGAACTGGATAGGTCTGATTGTCTTTGATGATATGAGAGGTGAGGAATTCCTCaaggaaatgagagaggaaatgaaaaagaaaagtgtttGTGTGTCCTTCACAGAGAAGATCCCTCTCAGTGACCGAAAAAATAGGGAGACAGCTGAAGCCTTCAAGTTCAGGATCCTAATTTCAGAAGTCAAAGTCATTGTCATTCATACTGACACAGACTCATTAACAGTTATGGGAAGGCCAACAGGATTATTATCTCCAATCAAGAAGGTGTGGATTGCCACATCTCATTCAGACACTACAATAAGAGCCCTGTACCATTATggtttcattttctatgctaaTCTCTTTTTGTCACACTTGACTACTCCAGTACCTGGGTTTGACAGTTTTATAAAGGAGATTATTCCTCCTTTAACCTGGAGATACAATTTTATTGAAGCACATAGGCCATCACCTTTGAAATGCTCAGATCAAGAAGATATCCCAGAGCAAGATTTATATTTGCCAAATGGCTCCCTGAAACATTTACCTTTTTACCTTATGGACAGGCCCACATCCCCCTTGAGTTACAACATCTACAATGCTTTATATGCTGTGGCTTGGGCTCTCCATGAAATAGTGatgaaaaaatccaagaaaacatCCTTGGGAAAAGAAGATTCTGTATTGCCTCATCCATGGCAG cTACACTCCTACCTGAAGAACACCCAGTTTAAGAACATTGTTGGTGAGCAGGTGTTTGTGGATGAGAACAGACGTATAGAGGCCCAGTATGCCATTATGAACTATGTATACtttgatttttataatgattATATTCTGTACGTGGGGgattttatcccagaagctaagCCTGGACAAGATTTTACAATTTGTGCAAATGTCATAGTGTGGGACCTGTGGAGTTCAAAG GTTCCCTCTGCGGTATGTACTGCCAGTTGTCCTGCTGGATTCAGGAAGTTGCCTTTGGAGGGGAAGCCTCCTTGTTGCTTCAGCTGCTCCCCATGCTCAGAAGGAGAAATCTCCAGTCATAGGG ATGCTGAGCAGTGTCAGAAGTGCCCAGAGGATGAATATCCCAATGAGCAGAGAGATCACTGCCTCCCCAAGACTGTGACCTTCCTGGATGTGAATGAACCTTGGGGGAATGCAGTGACAGCTGTAGCTCTTTCACTCTCATTGCTCACAGCCCTGGTTCTGTGGGTCTTTGTGAAATTCCAAGATACTCCCATAGTCCAAGCAAATAATCGGAACCTCAGCTACctgctcctcatctccctttCCTTCTGCTTCCTCTGCTCCTTGCTCTTTGTGGGCCGTCCCACCACTGCTTCCTGTCTTTTCCGGCAAACAGTATTTGCAGTTGTGTTCACAGTGGCTGTTTCCTCCATTTTGGCCAAAACCATCTTAGTGGTTCTGGCTTTCAGGCTTACAGGGCCAGGGAGCAGGATGAGGATATTCCTTCATCCTAGAGTGCCCTACTGTGTTGTTCTCATCTGCTCTGGAATTCAAGGCCTTTTCTGTGCCATCTGGTTGGGGACCTCTCCCCCCTTTCCAGAAGCAGACACACACTCTGAATCCAGGTACATCATCCTCACATGTAACGAGGGCTCCGCCTTTGCATTTTACTGTGTCCTGGGCTACATGGGGTTTCTGGCCCTGGGCAGCTTCACCATAGCCTTCCTGGCCAGGAACCTGCCTGATGCCTTCAATGaagccaagttcatcactttCAGCATGCTGGTGTTTTGCAGTGTCTggatctctttcctcccctcataTCAGAGCTCCAAAGGGAAAGCCATGATGATTGTGGAGATCTTTTCCATCTTGGCCTCTAGCTCTGGGTTACTGGGCTGCATTTTTATTCCCAAATGTCTTGTGATTCTCCTGATATATTGGGAAAATACCATAAAACAGAACAAGAATCAAAGGAGTTCCAGGAgcaagaagttttcttttttctaa